In a genomic window of Streptomyces noursei ATCC 11455:
- a CDS encoding aminoglycoside phosphotransferase family protein: MTEPSPAFTEARARDVLAAAGHPGAAADARLLALGENAVFALGERGPVVRVGRSAELLARAERELAVAQWLAAEDVAAVRAAEPTARLVDGHPVTYWQQLPEAVRPAAPQDLAELLKRVHALPEPPFALPRRELLDGVERWLRLAGDAVSPADAEYLRGRRDAFALAATALEPHLPRGPIHGDALTRNVHIGPAGPVLVDLETFSSDLREHDLVVMALSRDRYGLGAEAYDAFVAVYGWDVRDWEGCAVLRGSRETASCAWVSQHAPGNPAALKEFRRRIASLREKDAAVRWYPF; the protein is encoded by the coding sequence ATGACCGAACCCAGCCCCGCCTTCACCGAGGCGCGTGCCCGGGACGTGCTGGCCGCGGCCGGGCACCCCGGCGCGGCGGCGGACGCCCGGCTGCTCGCACTCGGTGAGAACGCCGTCTTCGCCCTGGGCGAGCGCGGCCCGGTCGTCCGGGTCGGCCGAAGCGCCGAACTGCTGGCGCGCGCCGAGCGGGAGCTGGCCGTGGCGCAGTGGCTGGCGGCCGAGGACGTCGCGGCCGTGCGGGCCGCGGAGCCGACCGCGCGGCTCGTCGACGGGCACCCCGTGACGTACTGGCAACAGCTGCCGGAGGCCGTCCGGCCCGCCGCCCCGCAGGACCTCGCCGAGCTGCTCAAGCGCGTCCACGCGCTGCCCGAGCCGCCGTTCGCGCTCCCCCGGCGCGAGTTGCTGGACGGCGTGGAGCGGTGGCTGCGGCTGGCCGGCGACGCGGTGTCGCCGGCCGACGCGGAGTATCTGCGCGGCCGGCGGGACGCCTTCGCGCTGGCCGCGACGGCGCTGGAGCCGCATCTGCCGCGCGGCCCGATCCACGGCGACGCGCTGACCCGCAACGTCCACATCGGGCCCGCCGGACCGGTGCTGGTCGACCTGGAGACCTTCTCCTCGGACCTGCGCGAGCACGACCTGGTCGTGATGGCGCTGAGCCGGGACCGCTATGGGCTGGGCGCGGAAGCCTACGACGCCTTCGTGGCGGTGTACGGGTGGGACGTCCGGGACTGGGAGGGCTGCGCCGTCCTGCGCGGATCCCGGGAGACCGCGAGCTGTGCCTGGGTCTCCCAGCACGCGCCCGGTAATCCGGCGGCGCTCAAGGAGTTCCGACGCCGGATCGCCTCGCTGCGCGAGAAGGACGCGGCGGTCCGGTGGTATCCGTTCTGA
- a CDS encoding exonuclease domain-containing protein has product MSWHQELLAGFDLETTGTDVEQDRVVTAALIRLEGDGRVADKRSWLLDPGVPIPDEAAEIHGMSTAYVQEHGRSPAGAIVEITEALAEVLRADIPLVVMNARYDLSLLDRECRRHGVPTLTDRLGRPPAPVIDPLVLDKHVDRYRKGKRALQALCGHYGVPLDGAHEAGADAVAAAGVARRIGEKYPAVALPSPRALHALQEQAAAEQAASFQAYLRRSGDPRARVEPAWPLIPFQR; this is encoded by the coding sequence ATGAGCTGGCATCAGGAGCTGCTGGCCGGCTTCGACCTGGAGACCACCGGCACCGACGTCGAGCAGGACCGCGTCGTCACGGCCGCGCTGATCCGGCTGGAGGGGGACGGCCGGGTGGCCGACAAGCGGTCCTGGCTGCTCGATCCGGGCGTACCGATCCCCGACGAGGCCGCGGAGATCCACGGCATGTCGACCGCGTACGTCCAGGAGCACGGCCGATCGCCGGCGGGCGCCATAGTGGAGATCACCGAGGCACTGGCCGAGGTCCTGCGCGCGGACATACCGCTGGTGGTGATGAACGCCCGCTACGACCTCTCGCTCCTGGACCGCGAGTGCCGCCGCCACGGTGTGCCGACGCTGACCGACCGGCTGGGCCGACCGCCCGCCCCGGTCATCGACCCGCTCGTCCTCGACAAGCACGTGGATCGCTACCGCAAGGGCAAGCGTGCGCTCCAGGCGCTCTGCGGGCACTACGGCGTACCGCTCGACGGCGCGCACGAGGCGGGCGCCGACGCGGTGGCCGCGGCCGGCGTCGCCCGTCGCATCGGGGAGAAGTACCCGGCCGTCGCGCTGCCCTCGCCGCGCGCCCTGCACGCCCTGCAGGAGCAGGCCGCCGCCGAGCAGGCCGCCTCGTTCCAGGCGTATCTGCGCCGGTCCGGCGACCCGCGGGCGAGAGTCGAGCCGGCCTGGCCGCTGATCCCGTTTCAGCGCTGA
- a CDS encoding SAV2148 family HEPN domain-containing protein, with amino-acid sequence MSGGLELPPGDESHEGHEGGSVDAPPGTVSLARPLEIGAELDWGADAWSEVRTRARRAGRAYIWLNLVEQRLRAVVAAVLRPIYEPVHGDEWVIAAAGPAGQEWVQRAVAVREVSRRKGYLLDPADDNIVSFLTLPQLRELMVQHWPCFEPYVDDRREVELVLDELEVARNIVSRNRALSETVLAQAERASARLLDILGSGAGTRISGRLPIDAVEDLVGDRYADVVGVHPDRVRLQRQLPAEDLFGGARRLDAVGIGLNLLVQNYSGRRLVRLAESGCRVRLLFLNPASSAVRRREREIGLKKGEMSRSIEMNILHMRRVRARLRDPGAFEIQVFDETPRFTAYLVDGDGPDGIAVVQHYLRKSRGMESPVFVLRGGGREVVRQDARDGRDIDHGLFEIYREEFESVWADSRPVS; translated from the coding sequence GTGAGCGGCGGGCTGGAGTTGCCCCCTGGTGACGAGAGTCATGAGGGCCACGAGGGCGGCTCCGTGGACGCACCGCCCGGCACGGTGTCCCTGGCCCGCCCCCTGGAGATCGGCGCGGAATTGGACTGGGGGGCCGACGCCTGGAGCGAGGTGCGGACCCGGGCCCGACGGGCCGGTCGCGCCTATATCTGGCTGAATCTCGTCGAGCAGCGCCTGCGGGCCGTCGTCGCGGCCGTCCTGCGCCCCATCTACGAGCCGGTGCACGGCGACGAATGGGTCATCGCGGCCGCCGGGCCCGCCGGCCAGGAGTGGGTCCAGCGCGCGGTCGCGGTCCGCGAGGTCAGCCGCCGCAAGGGCTACCTCCTCGACCCCGCCGACGACAACATCGTCAGCTTCCTGACGCTCCCGCAGCTGCGCGAGCTGATGGTCCAGCACTGGCCCTGCTTCGAGCCCTACGTGGACGACCGCCGCGAGGTCGAGCTGGTCCTGGACGAGCTGGAGGTGGCCCGCAACATCGTCTCCCGCAACCGCGCGCTGTCCGAGACCGTCCTGGCCCAGGCCGAGCGGGCCTCCGCCCGTCTGCTGGACATCCTCGGTTCCGGGGCCGGCACCCGTATTTCCGGGCGGCTGCCCATCGACGCCGTCGAGGACCTCGTCGGCGACCGCTACGCCGACGTGGTCGGCGTACACCCCGACCGGGTGCGGCTCCAGCGCCAGCTGCCCGCCGAGGACCTCTTCGGCGGCGCCCGCCGCCTCGACGCGGTGGGCATAGGACTCAACCTCCTGGTCCAGAACTACTCCGGCCGTCGGCTGGTCCGGCTCGCCGAGTCCGGCTGCCGGGTCCGGCTGCTGTTCCTCAACCCGGCCAGCAGCGCGGTCCGCCGCCGGGAGCGCGAAATCGGCCTCAAAAAGGGCGAGATGAGCCGCTCCATCGAGATGAACATCCTCCACATGCGCCGGGTCCGGGCCCGGCTGCGGGATCCCGGCGCCTTCGAGATCCAGGTCTTCGACGAGACCCCGCGCTTCACCGCCTACCTCGTCGACGGCGACGGGCCCGACGGGATAGCCGTCGTCCAGCACTACCTCCGCAAGAGCCGCGGGATGGAGTCGCCGGTCTTCGTGCTGCGCGGGGGCGGCCGCGAGGTGGTCCGCCAGGACGCCCGCGACGGCCGGGACATCGACCACGGGCTCTTCGAGATCTACCGCGAGGAGTTCGAGAGCGTCTGGGCGGACTCGCGGCCGGTCTCCTGA
- the glgX gene encoding glycogen debranching protein GlgX — translation MQVWPGQMYPLGATYDGAGTNFAVFSEAATRIELCLLHDDGSETAVELRESDAFVRHAYLPGVMPGQRYGFRAHGPYEPERGHRCNSAKLLLDPYARAMSGVIDWDEAVYGYRFGRPEVRNDLDSAPHTMASVVVNPYFDWGDDRPPRTAYHETVLYEAHVKGLTMRHPELPEELRGTYAALAHPAIIDHLTALGVTALELMPVHQFVQDHRLVDAGLSNYWGYNTIGFFAPHNAYASWGDRGQQVLEFKTAVRALHRAGIEVILDVVYNHTAEGSHLGPTLSFRGLDNASYYRLSDDRRYYMDTTGTGNSLLMRSPHVLQLVMDSLRYWVQEMHVDGFRFDLAATLARQFHEVDRLSSFFDLVHQDPVVSQVKLIAEPWDVGEGGYQVGNFPPLWTEWNGKYRDTVRDLWRGEPRTLADFGSRLTGSSDLYQEDGRRPLASVNFVTCHDGFTLRDLVSYNDKRNEDNGEDNRDGERFNRSWNCGVEGPTEDPGVRRLRLRQMRNFLATLMLSQGVPMLSHGDEFGRSQRGNNNAYCQDNELTWVRWPEPGAPGGAGAFDADRPDSADGTDRTEETGETDGGEAVEGDGGAPVDTPAAAEREEELALLAFVRQMVWLRRDHPVFRRRRFFQGHPMEGTHDELSDIAWFTEVGAEMGTRDWQSVHAKSLTVFLNGSSISEPGPRGEPITDDSFLLMFNAHDQEKEFTVPEHLGRQWQVVVDTDRPAAAADGRGAKVKGGDRLTLVGRSLLVLQRPA, via the coding sequence ATGCAGGTCTGGCCGGGACAGATGTATCCGTTGGGTGCCACCTACGACGGTGCGGGCACCAACTTCGCGGTGTTCTCCGAAGCCGCCACGCGCATCGAGCTGTGTCTGTTGCACGACGACGGGTCGGAGACCGCCGTCGAGCTGCGCGAGTCCGACGCCTTCGTACGGCACGCGTATCTGCCGGGGGTGATGCCGGGACAGCGCTACGGCTTCCGGGCGCACGGCCCCTACGAGCCCGAGCGCGGGCACCGCTGCAATTCCGCCAAGCTGCTCCTCGACCCGTACGCGCGGGCGATGAGCGGCGTGATCGACTGGGACGAGGCGGTCTACGGCTACCGCTTCGGCCGCCCGGAGGTGCGCAACGACCTGGACTCGGCGCCGCACACCATGGCGTCGGTGGTGGTCAACCCGTACTTCGACTGGGGCGACGACCGCCCGCCGCGGACCGCCTACCACGAGACGGTGCTCTACGAGGCCCACGTCAAGGGCCTGACCATGCGCCACCCCGAGTTGCCGGAGGAACTGCGCGGCACCTACGCGGCGCTGGCCCATCCGGCGATCATCGACCACCTGACGGCGCTGGGGGTCACGGCCCTGGAGCTGATGCCGGTGCACCAGTTCGTCCAGGACCACCGGCTGGTGGACGCCGGGCTGAGCAACTACTGGGGCTACAACACCATCGGCTTCTTCGCCCCGCACAACGCCTACGCGTCCTGGGGGGACCGCGGGCAGCAGGTGCTGGAGTTCAAGACCGCGGTCCGGGCGCTGCACCGGGCGGGCATCGAGGTCATCCTCGACGTCGTCTACAACCACACCGCCGAGGGCAGCCACCTGGGTCCGACGCTGTCCTTCCGGGGGCTGGACAACGCCTCCTACTACCGGCTGTCGGACGACCGCCGGTACTACATGGACACCACGGGCACCGGGAACTCCCTCCTGATGCGCAGTCCGCACGTGCTCCAACTGGTGATGGACTCGCTGCGCTACTGGGTGCAGGAGATGCACGTGGACGGGTTCCGGTTCGACCTGGCGGCGACGCTGGCCCGGCAGTTCCACGAGGTGGACCGGCTGTCGTCGTTCTTCGACCTGGTGCACCAGGACCCGGTGGTCAGCCAGGTGAAGCTGATCGCCGAGCCGTGGGACGTCGGGGAGGGCGGCTACCAGGTGGGGAACTTCCCGCCGCTGTGGACGGAGTGGAACGGGAAGTACCGGGACACCGTGCGGGACCTGTGGCGCGGCGAACCGCGCACGCTGGCGGACTTCGGATCCCGGTTGACCGGTTCGTCGGACCTCTACCAGGAAGACGGGCGGCGGCCGCTCGCCTCGGTCAACTTCGTCACCTGCCACGACGGTTTCACCCTGCGCGACCTGGTCTCGTACAACGACAAGCGCAACGAGGACAACGGCGAGGACAACCGGGACGGCGAGCGCTTCAACCGGTCGTGGAACTGCGGGGTCGAGGGGCCGACCGAGGACCCCGGGGTGCGCCGGCTCCGGCTGCGGCAGATGCGGAACTTCCTCGCCACGCTGATGCTGTCGCAGGGCGTGCCGATGCTCAGCCACGGCGACGAGTTCGGCCGCAGCCAGCGCGGCAACAACAACGCGTACTGCCAGGACAACGAGCTGACCTGGGTGCGGTGGCCGGAGCCGGGGGCGCCGGGCGGCGCCGGGGCGTTCGACGCCGACCGGCCCGACAGCGCGGATGGGACGGACAGGACGGAAGAGACGGGTGAGACGGACGGGGGCGAGGCGGTCGAGGGGGACGGCGGGGCACCGGTCGACACGCCGGCGGCGGCCGAGCGGGAGGAGGAGCTGGCGCTGCTGGCGTTCGTCCGGCAGATGGTGTGGCTGCGGCGGGACCATCCGGTCTTCCGGCGGCGGCGGTTCTTCCAGGGGCACCCGATGGAGGGCACCCACGACGAGCTGTCCGACATCGCCTGGTTCACCGAGGTCGGCGCGGAGATGGGGACGCGCGACTGGCAGTCCGTCCATGCCAAGTCGCTGACGGTCTTCCTGAACGGGAGCTCGATCTCGGAACCGGGGCCGCGCGGCGAGCCGATCACCGACGACTCGTTCCTGCTGATGTTCAACGCCCATGACCAGGAGAAGGAGTTCACGGTGCCGGAACACCTGGGCCGGCAGTGGCAGGTCGTGGTGGACACCGACCGGCCGGCAGCGGCGGCGGACGGCCGGGGCGCCAAGGTCAAGGGCGGCGACCGGCTGACGTTGGTCGGGCGGAGCCTGCTGGTGCTCCAGCGGCCGGCCTGA
- a CDS encoding MFS transporter: MTAATATYRRVLALSGPLLPVVSFLGRLPTAMCQLGSVLLVAETSGSLTTAGLVGGALAAGQTVAGPLTGRLADRHGQRPVVLVACWLNALAVAALVTAALARTATPPLAAIGLLAGASVPQIGPLARTRLVALAHRAAADDRVVSAALSLEGTLDEVSFVLGPALVGLAATLAHPAVALALAAALLAVCGSAFALHPTAVAVRPAANAARAVRPARTRMPRAVHAMRLSTALQGAMFGACQAGITALTERLHQPAQAGLVYAAMGVMSAVAGLSLALVPARIGLPTRWRAAAAALIVLSVPLLFVRSMAALYLVVVVLGVAFAPHLITLFGLTERLVPATRLAESMAFLTSAVVGGQAVALAVSGRLADAYGPSAAFAVAVGAAVLILGVALITRAGSRPTAPVRTARPGREAAVDRTPAP, from the coding sequence ATGACCGCCGCCACCGCCACGTACCGCCGGGTGCTCGCCCTCAGCGGGCCGCTGCTGCCCGTCGTCTCCTTCCTGGGGCGGCTGCCGACCGCCATGTGCCAGCTCGGCAGTGTGTTGTTGGTGGCCGAGACCAGTGGTTCGCTGACCACCGCGGGTCTGGTGGGCGGTGCCCTGGCGGCGGGTCAGACGGTCGCCGGCCCGCTGACGGGGCGGCTCGCGGACCGGCACGGCCAGCGCCCGGTGGTGCTCGTCGCCTGCTGGCTCAACGCGCTGGCGGTGGCGGCCCTGGTGACGGCCGCGCTGGCCCGGACGGCGACGCCGCCGCTCGCCGCGATCGGCCTGCTGGCGGGGGCGAGCGTGCCCCAGATTGGCCCGCTGGCCCGCACCCGGCTGGTCGCCCTGGCGCACCGCGCGGCGGCCGACGACCGGGTGGTGAGCGCCGCGCTGTCCCTGGAGGGCACCCTGGACGAGGTGTCGTTCGTGCTCGGTCCGGCGCTGGTGGGGCTGGCCGCCACCCTGGCGCACCCGGCGGTGGCGCTGGCCCTGGCCGCGGCGCTGCTGGCGGTCTGCGGCTCGGCGTTCGCGCTGCACCCGACCGCGGTCGCCGTGCGGCCCGCCGCGAACGCCGCCCGGGCCGTCCGCCCCGCCCGCACCCGGATGCCCCGCGCCGTCCACGCCATGCGCCTGTCGACGGCCCTCCAGGGCGCCATGTTCGGCGCCTGCCAGGCCGGCATCACCGCGCTCACCGAACGCCTCCACCAGCCCGCCCAGGCGGGGCTGGTGTACGCGGCGATGGGCGTGATGAGCGCCGTCGCGGGCCTCTCGCTCGCGCTGGTACCGGCCCGGATCGGCCTGCCGACCCGCTGGCGGGCGGCCGCCGCCGCACTCATCGTGCTGTCCGTGCCGCTGCTGTTCGTCCGGTCGATGGCCGCGCTCTACCTGGTCGTCGTGGTGCTCGGGGTGGCGTTCGCGCCGCACCTGATCACTCTCTTCGGGCTCACCGAACGGCTGGTGCCCGCCACCCGGCTGGCCGAGTCGATGGCGTTCCTCACCAGCGCGGTGGTCGGGGGCCAGGCCGTCGCGCTGGCGGTCTCCGGGCGGCTCGCCGACGCGTACGGCCCGTCCGCCGCCTTCGCGGTCGCCGTCGGCGCCGCCGTGCTGATCCTCGGCGTCGCCCTCATCACCCGCGCCGGCTCCCGGCCCACCGCCCCCGTCCGCACCGCCCGGCCCGGACGGGAGGCCGCGGTGGACCGCACCCCGGCCCCCTGA